A genomic window from Streptomyces sp. NBC_00234 includes:
- a CDS encoding MFS transporter, giving the protein MTSSHAKPSGSAEAPERSRGSGMALFVIASCQLMVVLDITIVNIALPHIQTSLGFSTETLSWVINAYTLTFGGLLLLGGRLGDILGRRRVFMFGILLFVLASLLGGLSQESWQLLAARSLQGVGGAIASPTALALITTTFREGPERNRAFGVFAAVSAGGSAIGLLAGGLLVEWLDWRWIFFVNVPIGLLIVFATPRYIRESERHPGHFDILGALTSTAGMVLLVYGFIRASKDGWRDSVTLAAFGGAVVLLALFLIIENRSRQPITPLWMFRDRNRAGSYGMMLSLAAAMFGMFFFLTLFVQNILGFSPLGAGLAFLPVSVIIAVGAGIASQLLPRWGPKPFMVVGAILAAVGLAWLTMTDIDSTYLGSILGPMLVFGLGMGMQFVSLTLMAVSGVAPRESGAASGILNATQQVGGSLGLSILVTIFGTASRNEATDQVTTFMAEATPAERLEFSRTGELPGTWGDEVLASGISSAFIGAAVLAVVAALIALLVIQVRPADLERLRGGGGVPLGPGEDGSEAEAEAESPSGPAPRGSAPPEGPSPGP; this is encoded by the coding sequence ATGACGAGCTCCCACGCGAAACCCTCCGGATCCGCCGAAGCCCCGGAGCGGAGCCGCGGCAGTGGGATGGCGCTGTTTGTCATCGCCTCCTGCCAGCTGATGGTGGTCCTCGACATCACCATCGTGAACATCGCGCTGCCGCACATCCAGACCTCGCTGGGCTTCTCCACCGAGACCCTGTCGTGGGTCATCAACGCGTACACGCTGACCTTCGGCGGCCTGCTCCTGCTCGGCGGCCGGCTGGGCGACATTCTCGGCCGCCGCAGAGTCTTCATGTTCGGCATCCTGCTGTTCGTCCTCGCCTCCCTGCTCGGAGGTCTCTCGCAGGAATCCTGGCAACTGCTCGCCGCGCGTTCGCTCCAGGGCGTCGGTGGCGCCATCGCCTCGCCCACGGCCCTCGCGCTCATCACCACGACCTTCCGCGAGGGACCCGAGCGGAACCGGGCGTTCGGTGTGTTCGCGGCCGTGTCGGCGGGCGGCAGCGCGATCGGGCTGCTCGCGGGCGGGCTGCTCGTGGAGTGGCTCGACTGGCGCTGGATCTTCTTCGTGAACGTGCCCATCGGGCTGCTGATCGTGTTCGCGACCCCCCGCTACATCCGCGAGTCGGAACGCCACCCGGGACACTTCGACATCCTCGGCGCGCTCACCTCGACCGCGGGCATGGTGCTGCTCGTCTACGGCTTCATCCGCGCCTCCAAGGACGGCTGGCGCGACAGCGTGACCCTTGCGGCCTTCGGCGGCGCCGTCGTGCTGCTCGCCCTGTTCCTGATCATCGAGAACAGGTCGAGACAGCCCATCACACCGCTGTGGATGTTCCGCGACCGCAACCGCGCCGGCTCCTACGGCATGATGCTGAGCCTTGCCGCCGCGATGTTCGGAATGTTCTTCTTCCTGACGCTCTTCGTCCAGAACATTCTGGGCTTCAGCCCCTTGGGGGCCGGTCTCGCCTTCCTGCCGGTGAGCGTGATCATCGCGGTGGGTGCGGGAATCGCCTCGCAACTTCTGCCCCGGTGGGGTCCGAAGCCGTTCATGGTGGTGGGCGCGATCCTGGCGGCGGTCGGACTCGCCTGGCTGACGATGACGGACATCGACAGCACGTATCTGGGGAGCATCCTCGGCCCCATGCTGGTCTTCGGCCTCGGCATGGGCATGCAGTTCGTCTCGCTGACCCTGATGGCCGTGTCGGGTGTCGCGCCGCGCGAGTCCGGGGCGGCCTCCGGCATCCTCAACGCCACGCAGCAGGTGGGCGGCTCGCTGGGCCTGTCCATCCTGGTCACGATCTTCGGCACGGCCAGCCGCAACGAGGCCACCGACCAGGTCACGACGTTCATGGCGGAGGCGACCCCGGCCGAGAGGCTGGAGTTCAGCAGGACGGGTGAGCTGCCGGGAACCTGGGGCGACGAGGTGCTCGCCTCGGGCATTTCGAGCGCGTTCATCGGCGCCGCCGTGCTGGCGGTCGTCGCGGCACTGATCGCCCTGCTCGTCATCCAGGTGCGTCCCGCCGACCTGGAGCGCCTGCGGGGCGGCGGCGGCGTGCCGCTCGGGCCGGGCGAGGACGGGTCCGAGGCCGAGGCCGAGGCGGAGTCCCCGTCCGGCCCGGCGCCGCGCGGTTCGGCACCGCCGGAAGGTCCCTCTCCCGGCCCGTGA
- a CDS encoding alpha/beta fold hydrolase — MSEFVLVAGAWLGSWAWDEVVPELRAAGHGVHPLTLSGLAEKKDLAAGQQTHVQDIVDEVERLGLRDVVLVGHSYAGIPVGQAAERLADRLTRVVFVDAVVPADGESFASVWWEGREKLETPIRENGGFWAPLAADDYAGQDLTGEQIARIVAGSIPHPGTTLTGAAELSRDLGELPATYIKCLLDGPQPGEDVAELLKSEHWHLVTMDTGHWPMFSRPHELAGVLHRAATGG, encoded by the coding sequence ATGAGCGAATTCGTACTTGTGGCGGGCGCGTGGCTGGGATCGTGGGCATGGGACGAGGTGGTGCCCGAATTGCGGGCCGCGGGGCACGGCGTGCACCCGCTGACACTGTCCGGCCTCGCCGAGAAGAAGGACCTGGCGGCCGGGCAGCAGACCCACGTCCAGGACATCGTCGACGAGGTGGAGCGCCTCGGCCTGCGCGACGTCGTCCTGGTCGGGCACAGTTACGCGGGCATTCCGGTCGGCCAGGCCGCTGAGCGGCTGGCGGACCGGCTGACCCGCGTGGTCTTCGTGGACGCCGTCGTCCCGGCCGACGGGGAGTCGTTCGCCTCCGTGTGGTGGGAGGGCAGGGAGAAGCTTGAGACCCCGATCAGGGAGAACGGGGGCTTCTGGGCGCCGCTCGCCGCCGACGACTACGCGGGCCAGGATCTGACCGGCGAGCAGATCGCACGGATCGTGGCCGGATCGATCCCGCATCCGGGTACCACGCTCACCGGGGCGGCCGAGCTCTCGCGCGACCTCGGAGAGCTTCCGGCGACGTACATCAAGTGCCTCCTCGACGGCCCCCAGCCCGGCGAGGACGTCGCCGAGCTGCTGAAGAGCGAGCACTGGCACCTCGTCACGATGGACACCGGGCACTGGCCGATGTTCTCCCGGCCGCACGAGTTGGCGGGGGTTCTGCACCGGGCGGCGACGGGCGGCTGA
- a CDS encoding UBP-type zinc finger domain-containing protein, with the protein MKGDHSSQVCRHLDRVRSVPPDSQDTCPECVALADTWVHLRMCQICGHVGCCDSSKNKHATAHFAATGHPLIRSFERGEGWWWCYVDQVSFEIEGALPARPV; encoded by the coding sequence ATGAAGGGCGACCACTCGTCCCAGGTCTGCCGGCACCTCGACCGGGTGCGGTCCGTGCCCCCCGACAGCCAGGACACCTGCCCCGAGTGCGTCGCGCTGGCGGACACCTGGGTCCACCTGCGGATGTGTCAGATCTGCGGGCACGTCGGGTGCTGCGACTCCTCCAAGAACAAGCACGCCACCGCCCACTTCGCCGCGACCGGCCACCCCCTCATCCGCTCCTTCGAACGGGGTGAGGGCTGGTGGTGGTGCTACGTGGACCAGGTGTCCTTCGAGATCGAGGGCGCGCTCCCGGCCCGGCCGGTCTGA
- the mptB gene encoding polyprenol phosphomannose-dependent alpha 1,6 mannosyltransferase MptB — translation MWAMSAVAYRRLGTAGSVAVVTGGWAAGALPARDPWGLWVPHGSVLTTSAAVLAYVGLTLLVVAWWQYGRAGAPVRETLVTLAWWTAPMLLAPPLYSADVYSYIAQGAMVLEGHDVYVVGPSVLDPAGLGGDAASSVGGHWTDTPAPYGPLFLVLARGVTWLTGGTIVPAVLGMRLIAVGALVLIVWALRRLAREHGASESAALWLGALNPLLLMHVIGGLHNDGLMIGLMLAGVVLALRGRWITGSALVGLAMMVKSPAAVALLFIGVLVTRAATGPYVRRLAKGLLAPGLVAAAVAVTATLLAGTGFGWLGTQSVAGTIHTALSATSDIGLGLGHLLHLVVGTDPAAVKSVVQTLGLAAAVALILHLGWRALRGSVEPVHALGLALLALVALSPMVQPWYLLWGMAVVAATASHGRAATVVAVLSAGLVYETQPTGSTPPYGFVMAGIACAIGTLLVRRERRAPNGVRLPAQRSAEPAGAGEAPVRRVGSGSV, via the coding sequence ATGTGGGCAATGAGCGCTGTCGCATACCGCCGGCTGGGCACAGCCGGCTCCGTCGCCGTCGTCACGGGGGGCTGGGCCGCCGGCGCGCTGCCGGCCCGCGACCCCTGGGGCCTCTGGGTGCCGCACGGCTCCGTGCTCACCACATCGGCTGCCGTGCTCGCCTACGTGGGGCTGACCCTCCTGGTCGTCGCCTGGTGGCAGTACGGCAGGGCCGGGGCCCCGGTGCGCGAGACGCTCGTCACGCTCGCCTGGTGGACGGCCCCGATGCTGCTGGCACCGCCGCTGTACAGCGCCGACGTCTACAGCTACATCGCCCAGGGCGCGATGGTCCTCGAAGGCCACGACGTCTACGTCGTCGGGCCCTCGGTCCTCGACCCCGCCGGACTCGGCGGCGACGCCGCCTCGAGCGTCGGAGGCCACTGGACGGACACCCCCGCACCGTACGGCCCGCTCTTCCTCGTCCTCGCCCGTGGCGTGACCTGGCTGACCGGCGGGACGATCGTGCCCGCCGTGCTCGGCATGCGGCTCATCGCCGTGGGCGCCCTCGTGCTGATCGTGTGGGCGCTGCGCCGCCTCGCGCGTGAGCACGGAGCGAGCGAGAGTGCCGCACTCTGGCTGGGAGCGCTCAATCCGCTCCTGCTCATGCATGTGATCGGCGGCCTCCACAACGACGGGCTGATGATCGGCCTGATGCTCGCGGGCGTGGTCCTCGCCCTGCGGGGCCGCTGGATCACGGGCAGCGCGCTCGTCGGGCTCGCCATGATGGTCAAGTCCCCGGCAGCCGTCGCGCTGCTGTTCATCGGCGTACTCGTGACGCGGGCGGCCACCGGGCCGTACGTACGCAGGCTGGCGAAGGGCCTGCTGGCCCCCGGTCTGGTCGCGGCTGCGGTCGCCGTCACGGCCACCCTCCTCGCCGGCACCGGCTTCGGCTGGCTCGGCACGCAGAGCGTCGCGGGCACCATCCACACCGCCCTCTCGGCCACCAGCGACATCGGACTCGGCCTGGGCCACCTGCTGCACCTGGTCGTCGGCACCGACCCGGCCGCGGTCAAGTCCGTCGTCCAGACCCTGGGACTCGCGGCGGCGGTCGCCCTCATCCTCCACCTGGGGTGGCGGGCCCTGCGCGGCAGCGTGGAACCGGTGCACGCCCTCGGTCTCGCCCTGCTCGCCCTCGTCGCCCTCTCGCCGATGGTGCAGCCCTGGTACCTGCTGTGGGGGATGGCGGTCGTGGCCGCCACCGCCTCGCACGGCCGCGCCGCCACGGTGGTGGCCGTGCTGTCGGCAGGGCTCGTGTACGAGACGCAGCCCACCGGGAGCACCCCGCCCTACGGCTTCGTCATGGCGGGCATCGCCTGCGCGATCGGCACGCTGCTCGTCCGCCGCGAGCGGAGAGCGCCGAACGGAGTCCGGCTGCCGGCCCAGCGCAGCGCCGAGCCCGCGGGCGCCGGGGAAGCCCCCGTCCGACGAGTGGGCTCCGGCTCCGTTTGA
- a CDS encoding RraA family protein, translated as MSDVTGFLSISPTTLADVLGHEQVMDIGIRPLWEPMPRIAGPAFTVRCPPGGNLMLHAAIYRAEPGSVVVVEAGDVDFAVAGGNVCAVARRRGIAAFVVDGVIRDLAEVREMGFPVFARGVVPVPGAKTGVAPLNGEVRCGGVRVSAGDIVVADEEGIVVTPGARREQVLADARAKEAKEADESLDAWEATHRARIEAILAENGFEG; from the coding sequence ATGAGCGACGTCACCGGATTCCTGAGCATCTCCCCCACCACCCTCGCGGACGTCCTCGGGCACGAACAGGTCATGGACATCGGCATCCGGCCCCTGTGGGAGCCGATGCCACGTATCGCCGGTCCGGCCTTCACGGTGCGCTGCCCTCCGGGCGGCAACCTCATGCTGCACGCCGCCATCTACCGCGCGGAGCCCGGCTCGGTCGTCGTCGTCGAGGCCGGTGACGTGGACTTCGCTGTGGCGGGAGGGAACGTCTGCGCGGTCGCCAGGCGCCGGGGCATCGCGGCGTTCGTGGTCGACGGCGTGATCCGTGACCTCGCCGAGGTACGCGAGATGGGCTTCCCGGTCTTCGCCAGGGGCGTCGTTCCCGTCCCGGGGGCCAAGACGGGCGTGGCGCCGCTCAACGGTGAGGTGCGGTGCGGCGGCGTACGGGTGAGCGCCGGCGACATCGTGGTGGCGGACGAGGAGGGCATCGTCGTGACCCCGGGCGCCCGTCGGGAGCAGGTGCTCGCCGACGCCCGGGCGAAGGAGGCCAAGGAGGCGGACGAGTCCCTCGACGCCTGGGAGGCGACCCACCGCGCCCGTATCGAGGCGATCCTGGCCGAGAACGGTTTCGAGGGCTGA
- a CDS encoding helix-turn-helix domain-containing protein translates to MTPDGMWSIGELAEHAGVSVKTVRFYSDRGLLPEAARSGGGHRRYGPGAADRLRLIRSLRALDLPVPEVGRVLDEEDTLEDVIAGQLRELGSRLAALRWREAALQVLQDCTPPERAERLLLIGALPIPPDTTVLARFWRRWLPPRLPTPLVSAVVDQAIPQPPADPTPAQVLSLARLFAFVSGVRVAAAHCQPEAHRTDKGYRPAVLYEGLREAFALASPELRDRRPAREGEALDCFVAAYARSHGTRDTPGFRHRLAGVLAQDPRIDRYWQLVAELTGPAQPTAGAAHDWLLDALETQTGRAGSAPSISKDTWST, encoded by the coding sequence TTGACGCCTGACGGCATGTGGAGCATTGGGGAACTCGCCGAGCACGCGGGTGTCTCCGTCAAGACCGTCCGCTTCTACTCGGACCGGGGGCTGCTGCCCGAGGCCGCCCGCAGCGGCGGCGGCCACCGCAGGTACGGTCCCGGGGCAGCCGACCGCCTGCGCCTCATCCGCTCCCTGCGCGCCCTCGACCTGCCGGTTCCGGAAGTGGGCCGGGTCCTCGACGAGGAGGACACGCTGGAGGACGTCATCGCGGGACAGCTGAGGGAGCTCGGCTCCCGGCTGGCCGCCCTGCGCTGGCGGGAGGCCGCCCTCCAGGTGCTCCAGGACTGCACCCCGCCGGAACGTGCCGAACGGCTCCTGCTGATCGGCGCCCTCCCGATCCCGCCCGACACCACCGTGCTGGCGCGCTTCTGGCGGCGCTGGCTGCCGCCGAGGCTGCCCACCCCGCTGGTCTCCGCGGTCGTCGACCAGGCGATCCCGCAGCCGCCCGCCGATCCGACCCCGGCGCAGGTGCTGTCCCTCGCCCGGCTGTTCGCCTTCGTCTCCGGTGTCCGCGTCGCCGCCGCCCACTGCCAGCCGGAGGCGCACCGGACCGACAAGGGATACCGCCCCGCCGTGCTCTACGAAGGTCTCAGGGAGGCGTTCGCGCTGGCGTCGCCCGAACTGCGGGACCGGCGGCCGGCGCGGGAGGGCGAGGCGCTCGACTGCTTCGTCGCGGCCTATGCGCGCTCGCACGGCACCCGTGACACGCCCGGCTTCCGCCACCGGCTCGCCGGCGTGCTCGCGCAGGACCCTCGTATCGACCGGTACTGGCAGCTCGTCGCCGAGCTCACCGGCCCGGCGCAGCCGACGGCCGGTGCCGCACACGACTGGCTGCTCGACGCCCTGGAGACTCAGACCGGCCGGGCCGGGAGCGCGCCCTCGATCTCGAAGGACACCTGGTCCACGTAG
- a CDS encoding M28 family peptidase encodes MKRRTMTAGLTLAVIAGLTGTSVAQPVGASAATAEARTTPLSRAVAAADRAVDSGLDTLVNSSQEQYERRLVTPWVKGLYSVAYERSYRGLPVVGGDAVVLADGDGDVRALQSASATRIDVATDPAVTAKKAETVSRSKLAEVDKVRSSRLVVKLDGAEQTLAWETVLSGRTKKAPSRLHVFVDARTGKVVDTHDEVSAGSGTSKWNGPGPLTIDTTNSGGSYSLRDPNRAGLSCADYSTGSVFTKSSDSWGTGNPTSKETGCVDLMFAAQKQWDMLGQWLGRNGVNGSGRSFPAKVGLPELNAYWDGSQVTIGRNSANEWIAGADVVAHEYGHAIDTNTPGGTGGQESGLGEGTGDIFGALTEAYMNQPSPYDVPDYTVGEMINLQGRGPIRNMYNPPAVNNDPACYSSAIPGTEVHAAAGPLNHWFYLLAEGTNPGGGKPSSTTCNQTTLTGVGIQNAGKIFYGGMLLKTSSMSYKKYRTATLSSAKSLDLATCGLFLKTKAAWDAISVPAQAGDPTCTPTGQNNDFSLALNPSSGTVQQGGSVTTTVATNTTTGTAQSVTLTATGLPSGVTASFNPATVQSGQSSVLTLSATSNAAPGASQVVVKGQGATLSHTVDYTLNVGGTQPGTDPPDISVSNVQSHLAQFGTIASQNGGNRRAGSAGYTQSLAYVKGKLQAAGYTVSEQYCSTCTYPSNNLIADWPGGPADQTVMFGAHLDGVSAGPGINDNASGSATLLENALVLAQKNPTMTKHVRFAWWTDEEQGLNGSEFYVNQLTSTQRTAIKGYYNFDMVGSTNAGYFINNVNSTTAAPLKAYWTSLNLAPEENVEGQGRSDDASFQAAGIPTSGYAAGASARKTSAQATKWGGTANAAYDPCYHSSCDTTGNINATVLDRSADGVAYAVWKQAVGSDTPSQDFSLSTSPASGSAQPGGSVTSTVNTATLSGSAQTVALSVSGAPSGVTASLSPTSVQSGSSSTLSVQIGTGVPQGTYTLTVTGTGTVSHSTTYTLTVGGGGGTCTPRQLVVNGGFESGTTPWTTTSGVITNQTGQPAHGGSYKAWLNGWGSARTDSASQSLTIPSGCAVHRLSFYLHIDTDETENVAYDTFTVSVGGQTLATLSNLNANTGYALKTYDVSQFAGQTVTLKFNGVEDQSLQTSYVVDDVALEVS; translated from the coding sequence ATGAAGCGAAGAACGATGACGGCCGGTCTGACACTGGCTGTGATCGCCGGGCTGACGGGTACCTCGGTCGCCCAGCCGGTCGGAGCGTCGGCAGCCACCGCCGAAGCGCGCACCACCCCGCTCTCCCGTGCGGTCGCCGCCGCCGACCGGGCCGTCGACAGCGGTCTCGACACCCTGGTCAACTCCTCGCAGGAACAGTACGAGCGACGCCTCGTCACCCCCTGGGTGAAGGGCCTCTACTCCGTCGCCTACGAGCGCAGCTACCGCGGCCTGCCCGTCGTCGGCGGCGACGCGGTCGTCCTCGCCGACGGCGACGGCGACGTCCGCGCCCTCCAGTCCGCATCCGCCACCCGGATCGACGTGGCGACCGACCCGGCCGTGACGGCGAAGAAGGCCGAAACCGTCTCGCGGTCGAAACTGGCCGAGGTCGACAAGGTCCGCAGCAGCCGGCTCGTCGTGAAACTCGACGGCGCCGAGCAGACCCTCGCCTGGGAGACCGTGCTCTCCGGCCGCACCAAGAAGGCGCCCAGCCGACTCCACGTCTTCGTGGACGCGCGTACCGGCAAGGTCGTCGACACCCACGACGAGGTCTCCGCGGGCAGCGGGACCAGCAAGTGGAACGGTCCGGGACCGCTCACCATCGACACCACCAACTCGGGCGGCAGCTACAGCCTGCGCGACCCGAACCGGGCCGGACTGAGCTGCGCGGACTACAGCACGGGTTCGGTCTTCACGAAGTCCTCGGACTCCTGGGGCACGGGCAACCCCACCAGCAAGGAAACCGGCTGCGTGGACCTCATGTTCGCCGCGCAGAAGCAGTGGGACATGCTCGGCCAGTGGCTCGGCCGCAACGGGGTCAACGGCAGTGGCCGCAGCTTCCCCGCCAAGGTCGGGCTGCCCGAACTCAACGCGTACTGGGACGGCAGTCAGGTCACCATCGGCCGCAACAGCGCCAACGAGTGGATCGCGGGCGCGGACGTGGTGGCCCACGAGTACGGGCACGCCATCGACACCAACACCCCCGGCGGAACCGGCGGCCAGGAATCCGGACTCGGCGAGGGCACCGGAGACATCTTCGGTGCGCTGACCGAGGCGTACATGAACCAGCCGTCCCCGTACGACGTCCCCGACTACACGGTCGGCGAGATGATCAATCTCCAGGGCCGGGGACCGATCCGGAACATGTACAACCCGCCGGCCGTCAACAACGACCCGGCCTGCTACAGCTCCGCGATACCCGGCACCGAGGTGCACGCAGCCGCGGGACCGCTGAACCACTGGTTCTACCTGCTGGCCGAGGGCACCAACCCGGGCGGCGGGAAGCCGAGCAGCACCACCTGCAACCAGACCACGCTGACCGGCGTCGGGATCCAGAACGCCGGCAAGATCTTCTACGGTGGCATGCTGCTCAAGACCAGCAGCATGTCGTACAAGAAGTACCGTACGGCGACGCTCAGTTCGGCGAAGTCGCTCGACCTCGCCACCTGTGGGCTCTTCCTGAAGACGAAGGCCGCCTGGGACGCGATCAGCGTGCCGGCCCAGGCCGGGGACCCCACCTGTACGCCGACCGGCCAGAACAACGACTTCTCGCTGGCGCTGAACCCCTCGTCGGGCACCGTCCAGCAGGGCGGTTCGGTCACCACCACCGTGGCCACCAACACCACCACCGGCACGGCACAGTCGGTGACCCTCACCGCCACCGGCCTGCCGTCCGGGGTGACCGCCTCCTTCAACCCGGCCACGGTGCAGTCGGGCCAGTCCTCGGTTCTGACTCTCTCCGCCACCTCCAACGCGGCGCCCGGCGCCTCCCAGGTCGTCGTCAAGGGTCAGGGCGCCACCCTCTCCCACACCGTCGACTACACGCTCAACGTCGGTGGTACGCAGCCCGGCACCGACCCGCCGGACATCTCCGTCTCCAACGTCCAGTCCCATCTGGCGCAGTTCGGCACGATCGCCTCGCAGAACGGCGGCAACCGCCGTGCGGGCAGCGCGGGGTACACCCAGTCGCTGGCCTATGTGAAGGGGAAGCTGCAGGCCGCCGGATACACCGTCAGCGAGCAGTACTGCTCTACCTGCACCTACCCGTCCAACAACCTGATCGCCGACTGGCCGGGCGGCCCCGCCGACCAGACCGTCATGTTCGGCGCGCACCTCGACGGCGTATCGGCCGGACCGGGCATCAACGACAACGCCTCGGGCTCCGCGACCCTGCTGGAGAACGCCCTCGTCCTCGCCCAGAAGAACCCCACGATGACGAAGCACGTGCGCTTCGCCTGGTGGACGGACGAGGAACAGGGCCTCAACGGCTCGGAGTTCTACGTCAACCAGCTCACCAGCACCCAGCGCACCGCCATCAAGGGCTACTACAACTTCGACATGGTCGGCTCCACCAACGCCGGCTACTTCATCAACAACGTCAACTCCACCACCGCGGCCCCGCTCAAGGCGTACTGGACCTCGCTCAACCTCGCACCCGAGGAGAACGTCGAAGGCCAGGGCCGCAGCGACGACGCGTCCTTCCAGGCGGCCGGCATCCCGACCTCCGGCTACGCGGCCGGCGCCAGCGCCCGTAAGACCTCGGCGCAGGCGACCAAGTGGGGCGGCACCGCGAACGCCGCCTACGACCCCTGCTACCACAGCTCCTGCGACACGACCGGCAACATCAACGCGACCGTCCTGGACCGCAGCGCGGACGGCGTCGCGTACGCCGTCTGGAAGCAGGCGGTCGGCAGCGACACCCCGTCCCAGGACTTCTCCCTCTCCACCAGCCCGGCCTCCGGCAGTGCCCAGCCGGGCGGCAGCGTCACCTCGACCGTGAACACCGCCACGCTGAGCGGCAGCGCCCAGACCGTCGCCCTGTCGGTCTCCGGTGCGCCGAGCGGTGTGACCGCGAGCCTGAGCCCGACCTCCGTACAGTCCGGCAGTTCCTCGACACTCTCCGTCCAGATCGGCACCGGCGTCCCGCAGGGCACCTACACCCTGACGGTCACCGGCACCGGAACGGTCAGCCACAGCACGACCTACACGCTCACCGTCGGCGGGGGCGGCGGAACCTGCACCCCGCGCCAGCTCGTCGTCAACGGCGGATTCGAGAGCGGCACCACCCCGTGGACCACCACCTCGGGCGTCATCACCAACCAGACCGGACAGCCCGCGCACGGCGGCTCCTACAAGGCGTGGCTGAACGGGTGGGGCTCCGCCCGGACGGACAGCGCCTCGCAGTCGCTGACCATCCCGTCGGGCTGCGCCGTCCACCGGCTCTCGTTCTATCTGCACATCGACACCGACGAGACCGAGAACGTCGCCTACGACACCTTCACCGTGTCGGTCGGCGGCCAGACCCTGGCGACGCTGTCCAACCTGAACGCGAACACCGGGTACGCGCTGAAGACCTACGACGTCTCGCAGTTCGCCGGCCAGACCGTCACCCTCAAGTTCAACGGTGTGGAGGACCAGTCGCTCCAGACCTCCTACGTCGTGGACGACGTCGCTCTGGAGGTGAGCTGA
- a CDS encoding LysR family transcriptional regulator, translating into MQLELRHLQAVCRIAEAGSLGLAARRLGVSQPALSAQLRRIERVAGGELFVRTRHGVEPTALGQFVLGKARRVLNEMDSLGAESRAFVTGAPLRLGCILLVLVDGLLEQTDLAMSGQEITVDLEHSATSLLRMLGAGQYDAVVYGEVNEHEVPLPEGVLARTLIPKEPFCIRMSAKHPLADRACVELADLAEESWMSLVEDDDGGPEALVEACAKAGFVPSLRYRITDRKMHYGLIAAGRAVSLSQPTAPYAHGTVLRPLAGTPVTGRIRLAWNRSTVSAGQADLLYRAAARAYLANVDNNPFHRAWWDARPELHPTLD; encoded by the coding sequence ATGCAGCTGGAACTGAGGCATCTGCAAGCCGTCTGCCGGATAGCGGAGGCGGGAAGTCTGGGTCTCGCCGCGCGTCGGCTCGGGGTGTCCCAGCCCGCGCTCTCGGCTCAGCTGCGCCGCATCGAACGGGTCGCGGGCGGCGAACTGTTCGTCCGTACCAGGCACGGCGTGGAACCCACCGCTCTGGGCCAGTTCGTGCTGGGCAAGGCGCGCCGGGTGCTCAACGAGATGGACTCGCTCGGCGCGGAGTCACGCGCGTTCGTCACCGGGGCGCCGCTGCGGCTGGGCTGCATTCTGCTGGTGCTGGTCGACGGGCTGCTGGAGCAGACGGATCTGGCGATGTCGGGCCAGGAGATCACCGTGGACCTCGAACACTCGGCGACCTCACTGCTCCGGATGCTGGGCGCGGGGCAGTACGACGCCGTCGTGTACGGAGAGGTCAACGAGCACGAAGTCCCGCTGCCGGAAGGGGTCCTGGCCCGGACGTTGATCCCCAAGGAGCCGTTCTGCATACGGATGTCGGCGAAGCATCCCCTGGCCGACCGCGCATGCGTCGAGCTCGCGGACCTCGCGGAGGAGTCGTGGATGTCCTTGGTCGAGGACGACGACGGCGGGCCCGAGGCGCTCGTCGAGGCGTGCGCGAAGGCCGGGTTCGTCCCCTCCCTGCGCTACCGGATCACCGACCGCAAGATGCACTACGGGCTGATCGCCGCGGGGCGGGCGGTCTCCCTCAGCCAACCGACGGCTCCGTACGCGCACGGCACGGTCCTGCGCCCCCTCGCCGGCACACCGGTCACCGGCCGCATCCGTCTCGCCTGGAACCGCTCGACGGTCTCCGCCGGGCAGGCGGACCTCCTCTACCGGGCCGCGGCCCGCGCCTACTTGGCCAATGTGGACAACAACCCCTTCCACCGCGCCTGGTGGGACGCCCGCCCGGAGCTGCACCCGACCCTGGATTAG